One genomic segment of Gossypium arboreum isolate Shixiya-1 chromosome 3, ASM2569848v2, whole genome shotgun sequence includes these proteins:
- the LOC108475650 gene encoding autophagy-related protein 8i-like, with amino-acid sequence MMKRQPFLKEQSLEQRLEESKTILAKYPDRIPVIIERYSRTDLPDIEKNKFLVPRDMLVGPFIHILSSRLHLSPGKALFVFVHNTLPQTASLMGCVYNSFKDDDGFLYMCYSTEKTFG; translated from the exons ATGATGAAGCGTCAGCCTTTTCTAAAGGAGCAATCACTAG AGCAACGACTGGAAGAATCAAAAACTATATTAGCCAAATACCCAGATCGAATTCCT GTGATCATTGAAAGGTATTCAAGGACAGACCTCCCAGATATAGAGAAGAATAA GTTCCTGGTTCCTCGAGACATGTTGGTGGGTCCGTTCATTCACATTTTAAGTAGCAGGCTACATTTGAGTCCTGGAAAAGCTCTCTTTGTTTTTGTGCACAATACATTACCTCAAACAG CAAGTCTCATGGGGTGTGTCTATAATTCTTTCAAAGATGATGATGGGTTTCTCTACATGTGTTACAGCACTGAGAAAACTTTTGGCTAA
- the LOC108475267 gene encoding BTB/POZ and MATH domain-containing protein 6, translated as MANLVYSNLEEVGRCISEAAPRHYILKIMSFSLLAKTGIDKYESGEFEAGGYKWKLVLYPHGNKSRNVKEHLSLYLVFAHVASLIRLDSEVHAVFRFFLLDQTKDNYLVVHDATGKERPFHRSMHQWGFDQLIPIRSFNDVGNGYLLDDSCVFGAEVFVTKEMTSGKGECLSMIKDAFSSKHVWKIENFSNLDSEYKESQQFFAANHKWKIHLFPRGRRHGLGTHISMYLALADSATLLDGSKIFAEFTLRILNQQQSRHIAGKVSHWFSSSSQESGWEKFVSLAYFYHASSGCLVKDICMVEAEVTVHAVSNTL; from the exons ATGGCAAACTTGGTCTATAGTAACCTAGAAG AAGTTGGAAGATGTATATCAGAAGCAGCACCTAGACATTACATATTAAAGATCATGTCATTTTCTTTACTTGCAAAGACTGGCATAGACAAGTATGAATCTGGAGAGTTTGAAGCTGGTGGATACAAATG GAAACTGGTGCTGTACCCACATGGAAACAAGAGTAGAAATGTAAAAGAGCACCTTTCTCTCTACTTGGTTTTTGCACATGTTGCTTCTCTGATTCGTCTTGATTCGGAAGTCCACGCTGTTTTCCGGTTTTTCCTGCTTGATCAGACCAAGGACAATTACTTGGTAGTTCATG ATGCCACGGGAAAAGAAAGGCCGTTTCATAGATCAATGCATCAGTGGGGATTTGATCAGTTGATACCAATTAGAAGTTTTAATGATGTTGGCAATGGATACCTACTGGATGACAGTTGTGTGTTTGGAGCTGAAGTGTTTGTTACCAAGGAAATGACCTCAGGGAAAGGAGAATGCTTATCAATGATAAAGGATGCCTTCAGTTCCAAGCATGTTTGGAAGATCGAAAACTTTTCCAATTTAGATTCAGAGTACAAGGAATCACAACAATTCTTTGCTGCCAACCATAAATG GAAAATACATCTTTTTCCCAGAGGAAGACGGCATGGATTAGGCACTCATATATCCATGTATTTGGCTTTGGCAGATTCTGCCACACTTTTGGATGGTTCTAAAATATTTGCAGAGTTCACCTTGCGTATTCTGAACCAACAGCAGAGCAGGCACATTGCTGGAAAAG TTAGTCACTGGTTTAGTAGCTCAAGCCAAGAAAGTGGGTGGGAAAAATTTGTTTCTCTGGCTTATTTCTATCATGCAAGTAGTGGGTGCCTAGTGAAAGATATATGCATGGTGGAAGCTGAGGTGACTGTCCACGCCGTTTCCAATACATTGTAA